The sequence below is a genomic window from Paenibacillus silvisoli.
TTTCTCGCGGCCCCGGCCCGGCTGGCGTCCGAAGCGCTCCTGCTCTTCCTTGGACGGTTTATCCCAGCGACGCTCGATATCCTCGAATATTTTGAGGCCGAGATAGTACGGATTCAGGGAATGCCGAGACGGCTGCACGACGGCGGAGTTCAGCTTGGCGAACTCGATCGTTTCTTCGCTCGTCAAATCCAGTTCGCGGATAATCCGCTGATGCCAGTAGGAGGCCCAGCCTTCGTTCATGATTTTCGTCTCGATCTGCGGCCAGAAGTAGAGCATTTCGTCGCGCAGCATCGACATGATATCGCGCTGCCAATCCTGCAGGTACGGGGAGTATTCCTCGATGAACCAGATCAGGTCCTTCTCCGGCTGCGGCGGGAAACGTTTCGGCTCATTCGCGCTCGCTCTCTCGGCGTTCAAGGCGGCTTGCTCTTCGGCATCGAGCGTCCACAAATCGTCGTACTGGGATTGCTGCTTCTGCGGCTTATTGGATTGATGCGCTTTGTTGAGCAGCTCGATATATTGCGATTTATCCAGCTTGTAAGGCCGAATGATGGTGGAGTCGACATGCTCTTGTATCGCCAGCACCGCGTCGATGAACTTCTCGACCGCCTCGGCGCCGTATTCCATTTCGTATTGGCGCACGCGCTCGGCCGTGGCGGACATGCTTTCCACCATATTGCGGTTCGAGGCGCTGAAGCGCGCGTTATTTTTGAAGAAGTCGCAGTGGGCCAGCACGTGCGCGACGATCAGTTTATTCTGGATGAGGGAGTTGCCGTCCAGCAGGAAGGCATAACAGGGATTGGAGTTAATGACAAGCTCGTAAATTTTGCTCAAGCCAAAATCGTACTGCATCTTCATCTTATGAAACGTTTTGCCAAAGCTCCAGTGGCTGAAACGGGTCGGCATGCCGTAAGCGCCGAATGTATAAATGATATCGGCCGGGCATATTTCGTACCGCATCGGGTAGAAATCGAGGCCAAATCCTTGTGCAATTTCGGTAATCTCGTCAATGGCACGCTCTAACGCTTTGATCTCATCCTGGTGCAATTTCGCTTCCCCCTTGCAACGCGATTGTGTTTCATAGCTATATGTATGGGGGGAAAAGGGACGATATGTGCATTATTTGCGCCGCTTAATAGAGTGCGCCGGCTTGAATCAGTAGGTTCGCAATGTCGTGATAACGTCTGCGTCTGGCGTGAGTCAAAGGCGTGACATCGTCGTGATCCGCCAAATGGACATCGGCGCCGTGCTCGAGCAGCAGGCGGACGACTTCGATATGTTCGGGGCTTCCCGTGCCGAGAATGATGGCCTCCAATAACGCGGTCCATCCGAGATTGTTGACGTGATTGACGTTGATGTCGCTGTTCGTGAGCAGCTCGCGCACGACGTCGACGTAGCCGTGCTCCGATGCCGGAATCAGCGCAACGCCGCCGTACCGGTTCGTAATGCGCGTATTGGCGCCGGCCGCGAGCGTCAGCCTCACGATCTCCAAGTAGCCCTCCGCTCCCGCGTACAGAAACGGGTTATCGAGCTTGTGATCCTGCTTGTGCAAGTCGGCGCCGGCATCGATCAGCAGCTTGACGATCGCCGGATTGTTCGCGTGCGTTGCGGCCAGCATCGGCGTTCTGCCGCGTTCGTCGACGGCGTTCATATCCGCGCCTTGCCCGATCAGCGCTTGCACGGCGGCGGCATCGCGCCGCTGGATGGCTTGAAACATAGGAGTAATAGTCATAGCGGATCGCACCTCCTGATCATGAATAGCATAGAATTCAATTATACAAGTTGCGGATCCCCGCGGCTATGTGATATGGTTAGAGAAATTCGGCAAAGGAGGTGTGAGGTAGGATGAATACAGAAATGGTGAACAACCGAGTGAGCCAGCTTCCAATTGCGATGGCTGGCATCGTGCATGCTTTTGGACGCTACGTGAGAAGTCTGTCCAAATTCGCCGATACGGCACCATTATCTATGCGAAGACGCCTACCTTAGACCTCGATCGGGAACTACCGAAGAGTCGCAGGGCATTTTCCTGCGGCTCTTTTTTTGTACCGTTCCATGGCGCGAAGGAGTGTACGTCTTCCTAACAATTGGGAGGATTCCATCATGATTATCGTGAGCGGTCAACATATTCAGAAATACTACGGCGCAGAGCTTGTGCTCGAGGATGTCACGTTTGAAATACAGGAGACGGAGCGGGTCGGCCTGGTCGGCCGCAACGGGAGCGGCAAATCGACGCTGATGTCGCTCATTGCGAAGCTGGCAAAGCCCGACGGAGGCCAGCTGACGATCCGCAAGGATACGAAGGTCGGATACTTGGCGCAAATTCCCGACGCGTGGGAGGACAAATCCGTATACGAAGTGCTGGCATCCGGCTATGCGGAG
It includes:
- a CDS encoding SpoVR family protein, with the translated sequence MHQDEIKALERAIDEITEIAQGFGLDFYPMRYEICPADIIYTFGAYGMPTRFSHWSFGKTFHKMKMQYDFGLSKIYELVINSNPCYAFLLDGNSLIQNKLIVAHVLAHCDFFKNNARFSASNRNMVESMSATAERVRQYEMEYGAEAVEKFIDAVLAIQEHVDSTIIRPYKLDKSQYIELLNKAHQSNKPQKQQSQYDDLWTLDAEEQAALNAERASANEPKRFPPQPEKDLIWFIEEYSPYLQDWQRDIMSMLRDEMLYFWPQIETKIMNEGWASYWHQRIIRELDLTSEETIEFAKLNSAVVQPSRHSLNPYYLGLKIFEDIERRWDKPSKEEQERFGRQPGRGREKIFEVREFDSDISFLRNYLTKNLVNDLDLYVFEKKGAEWKITDKAWENVRDQLVTSRVNGGFPSLVVTDGDFNRVGELFLVHQYEGVELDLKYVERTLPHVVQLWGKSVHLETVVEDKRIVFSCDGKKTSRKFI
- a CDS encoding ankyrin repeat domain-containing protein, coding for MIEFYAIHDQEVRSAMTITPMFQAIQRRDAAAVQALIGQGADMNAVDERGRTPMLAATHANNPAIVKLLIDAGADLHKQDHKLDNPFLYAGAEGYLEIVRLTLAAGANTRITNRYGGVALIPASEHGYVDVVRELLTNSDINVNHVNNLGWTALLEAIILGTGSPEHIEVVRLLLEHGADVHLADHDDVTPLTHARRRRYHDIANLLIQAGALY
- a CDS encoding RAxF-45 family protein is translated as MNTEMVNNRVSQLPIAMAGIVHAFGRYVRSLSKFADTAPLSMRRRLP